The following coding sequences are from one Halomicrobium zhouii window:
- the pyrI gene encoding aspartate carbamoyltransferase regulatory subunit — protein MTDRKLRVSKIENGTVIDHITGGQALNVLAILGIDGTEGETVSVVMNVPSDQLGHKDIVKVEGRELSEEELDVLSLIAPAASINIVRDFDVVEKKHVNHPDRVVGVLQCPNHNCITTEDEPVESAFTVLDDGVRCEYCDTIIREDLPAHILAN, from the coding sequence ATGACAGACCGAAAGCTCCGCGTCAGCAAGATCGAGAACGGCACCGTCATCGACCACATTACGGGCGGCCAGGCGCTGAACGTCCTGGCCATCCTCGGCATCGACGGCACCGAGGGCGAGACCGTCTCCGTGGTCATGAACGTCCCCTCGGACCAGCTCGGCCACAAGGACATCGTCAAAGTCGAGGGCCGGGAGCTCTCGGAGGAGGAACTCGACGTCCTGTCGCTCATCGCACCGGCCGCCTCTATCAACATCGTCCGCGACTTCGACGTCGTCGAGAAGAAGCACGTCAACCACCCCGACCGCGTCGTGGGCGTGCTGCAGTGTCCCAACCACAACTGCATCACGACCGAGGACGAACCGGTCGAATCCGCCTTCACCGTCCTCGACGACGGCGTCCGCTGTGAGTACTGTGACACCATCATCCGCGAGGACCTCCCGGCCCACATTCTGGCCAACTAA
- a CDS encoding RNase P subunit p30 family protein — translation MRYEAVHARPDGDSTVARLALTASEYGFDGIVVRNHGDALADYDPEVVSETYDVDVVPAVEVRADDPSQASGYVGNHRPDTVVLAVHGGTVAMNRFAVEQAAVDVLAHPMRDDGDFNHVLAKEAAANGVRVEFSLRDVLDCTGGRRVRRLQSLRKLRELVDYYDVPYVVSADPTSHLQLRAPRELVAVGEAIGFSSEQVESGLAEWGRIASRNRERLSDSFVEPGVRRVDERDPGSTGDDHD, via the coding sequence ATGAGGTACGAGGCAGTCCACGCCCGGCCGGACGGCGATAGTACCGTCGCGCGGCTGGCGCTGACCGCGAGCGAGTACGGCTTCGACGGCATCGTCGTCCGGAACCACGGTGACGCCCTCGCGGACTACGACCCAGAGGTGGTCAGCGAGACGTACGACGTCGACGTCGTCCCGGCCGTGGAGGTCAGAGCGGACGACCCGTCACAGGCCAGTGGCTACGTTGGGAACCACCGGCCCGACACCGTCGTCCTCGCAGTCCACGGCGGGACCGTCGCGATGAACCGGTTCGCCGTCGAACAGGCCGCCGTCGACGTCCTGGCACATCCGATGCGCGACGACGGCGATTTCAACCACGTACTGGCGAAGGAAGCCGCGGCGAACGGCGTCCGCGTGGAGTTCTCGCTCCGCGACGTCCTCGATTGCACCGGTGGCCGACGCGTCCGCCGCCTCCAGTCCCTCCGGAAGCTCCGCGAACTCGTCGACTACTACGACGTCCCCTACGTCGTCAGCGCGGACCCGACGAGCCACCTGCAACTCCGGGCCCCGCGCGAACTCGTCGCCGTCGGCGAGGCCATCGGCTTCTCCAGCGAACAGGTCGAATCCGGCCTCGCGGAGTGGGGTCGAATCGCCTCACGCAACCGGGAACGACTCTCGGACTCCTTCGTCGAACCCGGCGTTCGTCGCGTCGACGAACGAGACCCGGGCTCTACCGGAGACGACCACGACTGA
- the thiC gene encoding phosphomethylpyrimidine synthase ThiC — protein sequence MTQLERARADEVTEAMERVAEREKEDTEFVRAQVADGQAVIPANDHHDALDPMIIGREFSTKVNANIGNSDETSDLEGELRKLHTAVHYGADTVMDLSTGEGLDPIREANVEHSPVPVGTVPIYEAVKRAGSPEEITHELLLDVIEKQAEQGVDYMTIHAGVLMEHLPLTDGRKTGIVSRGGSLLAKWMEENGMENPLYTKFEEICEIFREHDVTFSLGDGLRPGCLADASDEAQFAELETLGELTRTAWDHGVQVMVEGPGHVPMDQVADNVERQQDVCDGAPFYVLGPLVTDVAPGYDHITSAIGATEAGRAGAAMLCYVTPKEHLGLPEEEDVREGLAAYRIAAHAADVANGREGARDWDDALSEARYAFDWNEQFDLALDPERARSYHDQTLPGDNYREARFCSMCGVEFCSMRIDQDAREAGEMSDIADETDLAGSVAAEVNRPPTGTHDGGRAIREAIDDQWEPPEQSVDD from the coding sequence ATGACGCAACTCGAACGAGCGCGGGCGGACGAGGTTACCGAAGCGATGGAGCGGGTCGCTGAGCGGGAGAAAGAGGACACAGAGTTCGTCCGTGCACAGGTCGCGGACGGCCAGGCGGTTATCCCGGCGAACGACCATCACGACGCGCTGGACCCGATGATCATCGGGCGGGAGTTCTCGACGAAGGTGAACGCCAACATCGGGAACAGCGACGAGACGAGCGACCTGGAAGGGGAGCTCCGCAAACTCCACACAGCGGTGCACTACGGCGCGGACACGGTGATGGACCTGTCGACCGGCGAGGGACTGGATCCGATCCGCGAGGCGAACGTCGAGCACTCGCCAGTGCCCGTGGGGACGGTCCCGATATACGAGGCCGTCAAACGGGCGGGGAGTCCCGAGGAGATAACCCACGAACTGTTACTCGACGTTATCGAGAAACAGGCCGAGCAGGGCGTCGACTACATGACCATCCACGCCGGCGTGCTGATGGAACACCTCCCGCTCACCGACGGCCGGAAGACGGGCATCGTCTCGCGCGGTGGCTCCCTCCTGGCGAAGTGGATGGAGGAGAACGGGATGGAAAATCCACTGTACACGAAGTTCGAGGAAATCTGCGAGATCTTCCGCGAGCACGACGTCACCTTCAGCCTCGGTGACGGCCTGCGACCAGGGTGTCTCGCCGACGCCAGCGACGAGGCGCAGTTCGCCGAACTGGAGACGCTCGGGGAACTCACACGGACGGCCTGGGACCACGGCGTCCAGGTAATGGTCGAAGGGCCGGGCCACGTGCCGATGGACCAGGTCGCCGACAACGTCGAGCGCCAGCAGGACGTCTGCGACGGCGCGCCGTTCTACGTCCTCGGCCCGCTCGTGACCGACGTCGCGCCGGGCTACGACCACATCACCAGCGCCATCGGCGCGACGGAAGCTGGCCGGGCGGGCGCGGCGATGCTCTGCTACGTCACGCCGAAGGAACACCTCGGACTCCCAGAAGAAGAGGACGTCCGCGAGGGCCTGGCTGCCTACCGTATCGCGGCCCACGCCGCCGACGTCGCGAACGGTCGTGAGGGGGCGCGTGACTGGGACGACGCACTGTCGGAGGCTCGCTACGCCTTCGACTGGAACGAACAGTTCGACCTGGCGCTGGACCCGGAACGCGCCCGGTCCTACCACGACCAGACGCTTCCGGGAGACAACTACAGGGAGGCCCGCTTCTGTTCGATGTGTGGCGTCGAGTTCTGCTCGATGCGAATCGACCAGGACGCTCGGGAGGCAGGTGAGATGAGCGACATCGCCGACGAGACGGACCTGGCTGGCTCGGTGGCCGCCGAAGTGAACCGACCACCGACGGGAACCCACGACGGCGGGCGCGCCATCCGCGAGGCCATCGACGACCAGTGGGAACCGCCGGAGCAGTCGGTGGACGACTGA
- a CDS encoding RAD55 family ATPase has protein sequence MANRLRTGIDVLDRKLDGGIPAGSIVALSASPASQAELFLYELTATRGTLWLSLDRTAEAVQYSIENTPANTGDPTVRHISGEAPLDNAGKLVSALPETSNLILDPVDVLEAQEPHSRYRAFMNDLQNHIFNTGSLAILHSLDGHEVPPLRDTTEHFADVVFQLDTGVTGDEIVNKLSIPKFRGGRAPGDVIKLNLVEEVSIDTSRDIA, from the coding sequence ATGGCTAATCGGCTGCGGACTGGGATCGACGTCCTCGACAGGAAACTCGACGGTGGGATACCTGCTGGTAGCATCGTCGCTCTCAGCGCGTCGCCGGCCAGCCAGGCGGAACTGTTCCTCTACGAACTCACCGCGACGCGTGGTACCCTGTGGCTCTCGCTGGATCGCACCGCCGAGGCGGTCCAGTACAGTATCGAGAACACGCCTGCAAACACGGGCGACCCGACGGTGCGCCACATCTCCGGCGAGGCACCGCTGGACAACGCGGGGAAGCTCGTCAGTGCGCTCCCCGAGACCTCGAATCTCATTCTGGACCCGGTCGACGTCCTCGAGGCCCAGGAGCCCCACTCGCGGTACCGCGCGTTCATGAACGACCTCCAGAACCACATTTTCAATACGGGCAGTCTCGCTATTCTTCACAGCCTCGACGGTCACGAGGTTCCGCCGCTGCGAGACACGACCGAACACTTCGCAGACGTCGTCTTCCAGCTCGATACCGGCGTGACGGGCGACGAGATCGTGAACAAGCTCTCGATCCCCAAGTTCCGGGGCGGCCGCGCCCCCGGCGACGTCATCAAGCTGAACCTCGTCGAAGAGGTCAGCATCGACACCTCGCGGGACATCGCCTAA
- a CDS encoding tRNA sulfurtransferase — translation MHPPGSDVVVVRHGEIGVKSDQVRRKMETRLAGNVNSLLADRDVDGEVDRHRNRIFVHTDEPEAATAAATDAFGVVSASPAVTVEPTLEAIADALRDATEAHYDGGTFAVSARRAGEQDAHPFASTDIESEGGSAVWETIESMGSEAEVDLDDPDFELFVECREDEAYVFLEKRDGPGGMPLGTQRPVVAMVSGGIDSPVAAWQMMRRGCPIVPVYVDLGDYGGPDHQARAAATVADLARYAPSYDLDLRIVPGGDVVAELAEQTTDTRMLHLRRFVVAVGEAVARETGAVGVVTGEAIGQKSSQTSANLAVTDAAVELPVHRPCLTMDKTEVIEQARDIGTYEESTIDAGCNRVAPSFPETNADLETVRAVEPDDLFSRARVVAGEAEIVPIDTE, via the coding sequence ATGCACCCGCCGGGATCCGACGTCGTCGTCGTCCGCCACGGCGAAATCGGCGTCAAGAGCGACCAGGTCCGCCGCAAGATGGAGACCCGGCTCGCAGGCAACGTCAACTCGCTGCTCGCCGACCGCGACGTCGACGGCGAGGTCGACCGACACCGGAATCGGATCTTCGTCCACACCGACGAACCCGAGGCGGCGACTGCGGCCGCGACGGACGCCTTCGGCGTCGTCTCGGCGAGCCCCGCGGTGACGGTCGAACCGACGCTGGAAGCCATCGCGGACGCGCTCCGCGACGCGACCGAGGCCCACTACGACGGCGGGACCTTCGCCGTCAGCGCGCGCCGCGCGGGCGAGCAGGACGCCCACCCCTTCGCCAGCACCGACATCGAGTCCGAGGGCGGGAGCGCGGTCTGGGAGACCATCGAGTCAATGGGCAGCGAGGCCGAAGTGGACCTCGACGACCCGGACTTCGAACTGTTCGTCGAGTGCCGCGAGGACGAGGCCTACGTCTTCCTGGAGAAGCGCGACGGCCCGGGCGGGATGCCCCTCGGCACCCAGCGGCCCGTCGTGGCGATGGTCAGCGGTGGCATCGACTCGCCGGTCGCCGCCTGGCAGATGATGCGCCGGGGTTGCCCGATCGTTCCGGTGTACGTCGACCTGGGCGACTACGGCGGGCCCGACCACCAGGCGCGCGCGGCCGCGACCGTCGCCGACCTTGCCCGGTACGCCCCGAGCTACGACCTCGACCTCCGGATCGTTCCGGGCGGCGACGTCGTCGCGGAACTGGCCGAGCAGACGACGGACACCCGGATGCTCCACCTCCGCCGGTTCGTCGTCGCCGTGGGCGAGGCCGTCGCCCGCGAGACCGGCGCAGTGGGCGTCGTCACCGGCGAGGCCATCGGCCAGAAGTCGAGCCAGACGAGCGCGAACCTCGCGGTCACCGACGCGGCCGTCGAGTTACCGGTCCACCGTCCCTGCCTCACGATGGACAAGACCGAGGTCATCGAACAGGCGCGCGACATCGGGACCTACGAGGAGTCGACCATCGACGCGGGCTGCAACCGCGTGGCTCCCTCCTTCCCCGAGACGAACGCGGATCTGGAGACGGTCCGGGCCGTCGAGCCCGACGACCTCTTTTCGCGTGCGCGCGTCGTGGCCGGGGAAGCAGAAATCGTCCCCATCGACACCGAGTGA
- a CDS encoding FKBP-type peptidyl-prolyl cis-trans isomerase, with amino-acid sequence MSNDSEAEEADVEEQEVDETEAQDTEADEETAQEEATEEETPEGGLQEGDFVELDYTARTVEGDDLVDTTHPEVAEEEGVGEDQEFAPRTIVLGQGHLFEAVESDIYGKEAGDSGTVNVSAEEAFGEYDESEVRTISKDKIPEDDRYPGAHVDVGGEHGHVETIIGGRARVDFNHPLAGEGIEYEYDILREVEDREEQAQGLISMFLDMELEVWFETDTVEEEQMVEPDEDDDEDAEPEFETVEVEKETLYIEATPQLTMNQQWMMGKQQIAQQLTQILDIDRIIVQEEIGGGMGGMMGGMGGMMGGGAGGEDIEAALEDADVDADEIMEEIEGAEE; translated from the coding sequence ATGAGCAACGACTCCGAGGCCGAGGAGGCCGACGTCGAAGAACAGGAAGTCGACGAGACCGAAGCACAGGACACCGAGGCCGATGAGGAGACCGCCCAGGAAGAAGCGACCGAGGAAGAAACCCCCGAAGGAGGGCTCCAGGAGGGCGACTTCGTCGAACTGGACTACACCGCCCGGACCGTTGAAGGCGACGACCTGGTCGACACGACCCACCCCGAAGTCGCCGAAGAGGAAGGCGTCGGCGAGGACCAGGAGTTCGCCCCGCGCACAATCGTCCTCGGCCAGGGTCACCTGTTCGAGGCCGTCGAGTCTGACATCTACGGCAAGGAAGCCGGGGACAGCGGCACCGTGAACGTCTCGGCGGAGGAGGCCTTCGGTGAGTACGACGAGAGCGAAGTCCGCACCATCTCGAAGGACAAGATTCCGGAAGACGACCGCTACCCAGGTGCCCACGTCGACGTCGGCGGCGAGCACGGTCACGTCGAGACCATCATCGGCGGTCGCGCGCGCGTCGATTTCAACCACCCACTCGCCGGCGAGGGCATCGAGTACGAGTACGACATCCTCCGCGAGGTCGAGGACCGAGAGGAGCAGGCCCAGGGCCTCATCAGCATGTTCCTCGACATGGAACTCGAGGTTTGGTTCGAGACCGACACCGTCGAGGAAGAGCAGATGGTCGAACCCGACGAGGACGACGACGAGGACGCCGAACCCGAGTTCGAGACCGTCGAAGTCGAGAAGGAGACGCTCTACATCGAGGCGACCCCGCAGCTCACGATGAACCAGCAGTGGATGATGGGCAAACAGCAGATCGCCCAGCAGCTCACCCAGATCCTCGACATCGACCGCATCATCGTCCAGGAGGAGATCGGCGGCGGCATGGGCGGTATGATGGGCGGCATGGGAGGAATGATGGGCGGCGGCGCAGGCGGCGAGGACATCGAGGCGGCCCTCGAAGACGCCGACGTTGACGCCGACGAGATCATGGAAGAGATCGAAGGCGCCGAAGAATAG
- a CDS encoding RNA-binding protein, which produces MASVPFHYVELRAFSYATEDEKRVEQALRTFLPEDVELQRHTSEGHYGDRIVVLSARVELADEIRHVLSQVATLDDVDDVVAELDDRVDDNCSFFLTFDKQAAFGGEVRRGDGITLRAKVEAYPAKREKAVTNAREVLEAL; this is translated from the coding sequence ATGGCCTCGGTCCCGTTTCACTACGTCGAACTGCGCGCATTCTCCTACGCCACCGAGGACGAGAAGCGAGTCGAACAGGCGCTCCGGACGTTTCTCCCCGAGGACGTCGAACTCCAGCGGCACACGTCCGAGGGTCACTACGGCGACCGCATCGTCGTCCTCTCGGCCCGCGTGGAGCTGGCGGACGAGATTCGACACGTCCTCTCCCAGGTCGCGACCCTGGACGACGTCGACGACGTCGTCGCCGAACTCGACGACCGGGTGGACGACAACTGCTCGTTCTTCCTGACGTTCGACAAGCAGGCCGCCTTCGGTGGCGAGGTCCGGCGCGGCGACGGGATCACGCTCCGGGCGAAAGTCGAGGCGTATCCGGCCAAGCGGGAGAAGGCCGTCACCAACGCCCGTGAAGTGCTGGAAGCCCTATGA
- a CDS encoding MinD/ParA family ATP-binding protein: MIAVAGGKGGCGKTTTTACLARALADAGSDPVVVDADVGMPDLHVVAGARLDAGLATLASGAPVSKAVQSTLELPGVRLVANGPEQSDDLATALDRLQTLADPVLVDTAAGASPAVATPLRAADATIVVSTPTPQSLEDAAKTAAMARALDAPVVGSVVTRSDGSVDPGRLLDCPTLGHVPSVPDPLADDRVRAAYADVCESLPKRNI, from the coding sequence ATGATCGCTGTGGCCGGTGGCAAGGGCGGCTGTGGCAAGACCACCACGACGGCGTGTCTCGCCCGGGCGCTCGCGGACGCGGGTTCCGATCCAGTCGTCGTCGACGCCGACGTGGGAATGCCCGACCTGCACGTCGTCGCGGGCGCCCGTCTCGACGCCGGACTCGCTACTCTCGCGAGCGGAGCTCCCGTCAGTAAAGCGGTCCAGTCGACACTCGAACTTCCGGGCGTGCGTCTCGTCGCGAATGGCCCCGAACAGTCGGACGACCTGGCCACAGCCCTCGATCGACTGCAGACGCTGGCCGACCCGGTTCTGGTCGACACCGCCGCCGGCGCGTCGCCGGCCGTGGCGACACCCCTGCGGGCTGCCGACGCCACTATCGTGGTCTCGACGCCGACGCCTCAGAGCCTGGAAGATGCGGCCAAGACCGCGGCGATGGCTCGGGCGCTCGACGCGCCGGTCGTCGGTAGCGTCGTCACGAGGAGCGACGGCTCCGTGGATCCGGGGCGACTCCTGGATTGCCCGACCCTCGGCCACGTTCCGTCCGTCCCTGATCCACTCGCCGACGACCGGGTCCGGGCCGCGTACGCGGATGTTTGTGAGTCTCTCCCTAAGCGGAATATTTAA
- the cyaB gene encoding class IV adenylate cyclase, translated as MYEVELKVEADHDAVRDRLEALGADRLGVVTQEDTYYDAPHRDFAATDEAFRIRRESHGDEAIVELTYKGPKVDAESKTREEIETAVESGSDADAIFRALGFEAAAVVEKDRDRYHLNGYTVTLDSVDGLGEFVEVEIEAEEVDDAREGAKEVMMDLGLDPDEQIRTSYLGLLLGDAEE; from the coding sequence ATGTACGAGGTCGAACTGAAGGTCGAGGCGGACCACGACGCCGTTCGCGACCGACTCGAAGCACTGGGGGCCGATCGCCTGGGTGTCGTGACCCAGGAAGACACGTACTACGACGCGCCCCACCGCGACTTCGCAGCGACCGACGAGGCGTTTCGCATCCGTCGAGAGTCCCACGGCGACGAAGCGATCGTCGAGTTGACTTACAAAGGACCGAAGGTCGACGCCGAATCGAAGACCCGGGAGGAGATAGAGACGGCCGTCGAGAGCGGATCGGACGCCGACGCGATATTCCGTGCACTGGGGTTCGAGGCGGCCGCCGTCGTGGAGAAGGATCGTGACCGCTATCACCTGAACGGCTACACCGTCACGCTGGACAGCGTCGACGGCCTCGGTGAGTTCGTCGAGGTCGAAATCGAGGCCGAGGAAGTCGACGACGCGCGCGAGGGCGCGAAGGAGGTAATGATGGATCTCGGTCTCGACCCCGACGAGCAGATCCGGACGTCCTACCTGGGTCTCCTCCTCGGTGATGCAGAGGAGTAA
- a CDS encoding methionine adenosyltransferase, producing the protein MTDRNIHVQPATGHAVEDQSVEIVERKGIGHPDSICDGIAETVSRALAQEYIDRFGEVLHYNTDETQLVAGTAAPAFGGGEVLEPIYLLIVGRATKTFGGERIPTETIALEAAREYLDEQFPFLDVGKDVIVDVRLGEGSGDLQEVFGEEATVPMANDTSYGVGHAPLTETEQIVHETERSLNEEYAADNPVVGQDVKVMGKREGDHVDVTVAVAMVDRHVPDMDAYRDAVEGVREYVADLATEYTDREVTVHVNTADDYDEGSIYLTTTGTSAEQGDDGSVGRGNRANGLITPNRPMSMEATSGKNPVNHIGKIYNLLSTEIAESVVSEVDGIKQLQVRLLSQIGSPIDDPHVADAELVTEPGVAIEDIEAEVRAAVDDELADVTGVTKRVIDGQLSTF; encoded by the coding sequence ATGACGGACCGGAATATACACGTTCAGCCCGCCACCGGGCACGCGGTCGAGGACCAGTCGGTGGAGATCGTCGAGCGGAAAGGTATCGGTCACCCCGACTCTATCTGCGACGGGATCGCCGAAACTGTCTCGCGCGCGCTCGCTCAGGAGTACATCGACCGCTTCGGCGAGGTGCTGCACTACAACACCGACGAGACCCAGCTCGTCGCCGGCACGGCCGCGCCCGCCTTCGGCGGCGGCGAAGTACTGGAACCGATCTACCTCCTCATCGTCGGTCGCGCCACCAAGACGTTCGGCGGCGAGCGCATCCCGACCGAGACGATCGCACTGGAGGCCGCCCGCGAGTACCTCGACGAGCAGTTCCCCTTCCTCGACGTCGGCAAGGACGTCATCGTCGACGTCCGCCTCGGCGAGGGCAGCGGCGACCTCCAGGAGGTTTTCGGTGAAGAAGCGACCGTCCCGATGGCCAACGACACGAGCTACGGCGTCGGTCACGCGCCGCTCACCGAGACCGAACAGATCGTCCACGAGACCGAACGCAGTCTCAACGAAGAGTACGCCGCGGACAACCCCGTCGTCGGCCAGGACGTCAAGGTCATGGGCAAGCGCGAGGGCGACCACGTCGACGTCACCGTCGCCGTCGCGATGGTCGACCGGCACGTCCCGGACATGGACGCCTACCGCGACGCCGTCGAGGGGGTTCGGGAGTACGTCGCCGACCTGGCCACGGAGTACACCGACCGCGAGGTTACCGTCCACGTCAACACCGCCGACGACTACGATGAGGGCTCCATCTACCTGACGACGACTGGCACCTCCGCCGAGCAAGGCGACGACGGCTCCGTCGGCCGTGGCAACCGCGCCAACGGCCTCATCACGCCGAACCGGCCCATGAGCATGGAGGCGACCTCCGGCAAGAACCCCGTCAACCACATCGGGAAGATATACAACCTCCTCTCGACCGAAATCGCGGAGTCCGTCGTGAGTGAGGTCGACGGCATCAAACAGCTCCAGGTCCGCCTGCTCTCCCAGATCGGATCGCCCATCGACGACCCGCACGTCGCCGACGCGGAACTCGTCACCGAACCCGGCGTCGCCATCGAAGACATCGAAGCAGAGGTCCGCGCTGCCGTCGACGACGAGCTCGCGGACGTCACCGGCGTCACGAAGCGGGTCATCGACGGCCAGCTGTCCACGTTCTGA
- the pyrB gene encoding aspartate carbamoyltransferase → MRQDHIISAKQLSRADIEEVLDRAADIAADPGAFADRHDDALLGLLFFEPSTRTKMSFTAAMKRLGGDVVDMGTVESSSVKKGESLADTVRVVEGYADALVLRHPSEGSAKMASDYVDVPLINAGDGAGQHPTQTLLDLYTIRENAGFDDLTIGIMGDLKYGRTVHSLAHALTEFDARQHFVSPESLQLPRSVRYDLHEAGADVREHTSLEPVLSELDVLYVTRIQAERFPDESEYREVAGEYQIDAGTLADAKDDLTVMHPLPRVDEIDHEIDATEHAKYFQQAHNGVPVRMAILDMVLEGER, encoded by the coding sequence ATGCGCCAGGACCACATTATCAGCGCCAAACAGCTCTCTCGAGCGGACATCGAGGAGGTGCTGGACCGCGCTGCCGACATCGCCGCCGACCCGGGCGCGTTCGCTGACCGTCACGACGACGCCCTGCTGGGGCTGCTCTTCTTCGAGCCGAGTACGCGAACGAAGATGAGTTTCACCGCCGCGATGAAGCGCCTCGGCGGCGACGTCGTCGACATGGGTACCGTCGAGTCCTCGTCGGTGAAGAAGGGCGAGTCCCTGGCCGACACCGTCCGCGTCGTCGAGGGGTACGCCGACGCGCTCGTCCTGCGCCACCCCAGCGAGGGGTCGGCGAAGATGGCCAGCGACTACGTCGACGTGCCGCTCATCAACGCCGGCGACGGCGCCGGCCAGCACCCGACCCAGACGCTGCTCGACCTCTACACCATCCGGGAGAACGCCGGCTTCGACGACCTGACGATCGGTATCATGGGCGACCTGAAGTACGGCCGAACCGTCCACTCGCTCGCCCACGCGCTCACGGAATTCGACGCGCGCCAACACTTCGTGAGCCCGGAGAGCCTGCAACTCCCCCGGTCGGTCCGGTACGACCTGCACGAGGCCGGCGCGGACGTACGAGAGCACACCTCGCTGGAACCCGTCCTCTCGGAGCTCGACGTCCTCTACGTGACTCGCATCCAGGCCGAACGCTTCCCCGACGAGAGCGAGTACCGGGAAGTGGCCGGCGAGTACCAGATCGACGCCGGAACGCTCGCGGACGCGAAAGACGATCTCACCGTGATGCACCCGCTCCCCCGCGTCGACGAGATCGACCACGAGATCGACGCCACTGAGCACGCGAAGTACTTCCAGCAGGCCCACAACGGCGTGCCGGTCCGCATGGCGATACTCGACATGGTCCTGGAGGGAGAACGATGA
- a CDS encoding DUF1918 domain-containing protein codes for MAFEEDDAVILHDEHSEYDGEEGTVTQVVETMFGDANYTVSFEDGQEQGIPEDSLEPVDEE; via the coding sequence ATGGCATTCGAAGAGGACGACGCTGTCATCTTGCACGACGAACACAGCGAGTACGACGGGGAGGAGGGGACGGTCACCCAGGTCGTCGAGACGATGTTCGGGGACGCGAACTACACCGTCTCCTTCGAGGACGGCCAGGAGCAGGGCATCCCGGAGGACTCCCTCGAACCCGTCGACGAGGAGTAA
- a CDS encoding NUDIX hydrolase, translated as MTTVDDLWYLGDVARQSAEQTYHSVADRHEDFLECTRHRSVSRPRFRTVADRIRDNGLPYGAHAITYRESGELLLVRHDDVDMWVLPGGEVDGDESFRAAARRELMEEAGVDAAFEGLALLARVEFRCGDYDTWGVLPIYQARAETTALTVDDPDGEITDARWFDELPDDARDRDQLVRWRAETLEQ; from the coding sequence ATGACGACGGTCGACGACCTCTGGTACCTCGGCGACGTCGCGCGCCAGTCGGCAGAACAGACGTATCACTCCGTCGCGGACCGCCACGAGGACTTCCTCGAGTGCACCCGTCACCGCAGCGTCTCTCGGCCGCGGTTCAGGACCGTCGCGGACCGCATCCGCGACAACGGCCTCCCCTACGGTGCCCACGCGATAACGTACCGCGAGTCCGGTGAACTACTGCTGGTCCGCCACGACGACGTGGACATGTGGGTCCTCCCCGGCGGGGAAGTGGACGGCGACGAGTCGTTCCGGGCGGCCGCGCGTCGCGAACTGATGGAGGAGGCCGGCGTCGACGCGGCGTTCGAGGGGCTGGCGCTGCTCGCCCGGGTCGAGTTCCGGTGTGGAGACTACGACACGTGGGGCGTCCTGCCGATCTACCAGGCTCGCGCCGAGACGACCGCACTGACCGTCGACGACCCGGACGGTGAGATAACCGACGCGCGATGGTTCGACGAACTGCCCGATGACGCGCGCGACCGCGACCAGCTCGTTCGGTGGCGAGCGGAGACGCTGGAGCAGTAG